A genomic stretch from Falco cherrug isolate bFalChe1 chromosome 3, bFalChe1.pri, whole genome shotgun sequence includes:
- the MAK gene encoding serine/threonine-protein kinase MAK isoform X4: MNRYTIMKQLGDGTYGSVLMGKSNESGELVAIKRMKRKFYSWDECMNLREVKSLKKLNHANVIKLKEVIRENDHLYFVFEYMKENLYQLMKDRNKLFPESVIRNIMYQILQGLAFIHKHGFFHRDMKPENLLCIGPELVKIADFGLARELRSQPPYTDYVSTRWYRAPEVLLRSSIYSSPIDMWAVGSIMAELYTLRPLFPGTSEVDEIFKICQVLGTPKKSDWPEGHHLASAMNFRFPQCVPISLKTLIPNASSEAIQLMSDMLNWNPKKRPTASQALKYPYFQVGQVLGPPPQYLEKQTPIKPIQPTEPKPALPKLEVVSKPEPLSSPEVPDKTQSQSLSKFNHQPLQQIQLPQNTANQQVPKQQQPQAQPFFPAINKNSPKQAASGPQNGALGPKSCRRRWGQTLIKAVDSLDDFDDTEFGISCSKKPSIALLKEKKTKECLFSVPEPKASCCIQPGGENKVLMRNDSGRSNASAKQYYLRQSRYLPGVNPKSVSLAAVNKEGSHGSWNNQLFSKPLARAGGVTFNRNTTDENLIMPIEKLSCKERLNEKLEDPKGNS, from the exons atgaaccgTTACACAATCATGAAGCAACTAGGTGATGGCACCTATGGCAGTGTGTTGATGGGGAAGAGCAATGAGTCTGGAGAACTTGTGGCTATCAAAAG aatgaaaagaaagttCTATTCATGGGATGAATGTATGAATTTGAGAGAAGTCAAG TCTCTGAAGAAGCTAAATCATGCCAAtgtaataaaactgaaagaagtcATACGAGAAAATGACCATCTTTACTTTGTATTTGAATACATGAAGGAAAATCTCTATCAGTTAATGAAGGACAG aaacaAGTTGTTCCCCGAGTCAGTCATCAGAAACATAATGTATCAGATACTACAAGGGCTAGCTTTTATCCATAAACACG GGTTTTTTCATAGAGATATGAAGCCTGAAAACCTTCTCTGTATTGGACCAGAACTTGTGAAAATAGCAGATTTTGGGTTGGCTAGAGAACTAAGATCTCAGCCACCTTATACAGATTATGTTTCTACCAGGTG GTACCGTGCTCCTGAAGTTTTGCTAAGATCGTCTATCTATAGCTCACCCATTGATATGTGGGCAGTTGGCAGCATAATGGCTGAATTATACACACTAAGACCCCTTTTCCCAGGCACAAGTGAAGTAGATGAAATCTTCAAAATTTGCCAAGTATTAGGGACTCCAAAGAAG AGTGACTGGCCAGAAGGACACCACCTTGCTTCTGCCATGAATTTCCGTTTCCCACAATGCGTCCCTATAAGCTTAAAAACTCTGATCCCAAATGCAAGCAGCGAAGCAATACAGCTTATGAGTGATATGCTGAACTGGAATCCAAAGAAGAGACCTACAGCAAGTCAG GCTTTGAAGTATCCTTACTTTCAAGTTGGCCAAGTTTTAGGACCTCCTCCACAGTACCTGGAGAAGCAGACTCCTATTAAACCAATTCAACCAACAGAGCCAAAGCCAGCTTTACCTAAACTGGAAGTTGTGTCCAAGCCAGAACCTCTGTCTTCACCTGAAGTACCTGACAAAACGCAGTCACAGTCCCTGTCAAAGTTTAACCACCAGCCTCTCCAGCAAATTCAATTGCCTCAGAATACAGCTAACCAGCAAGtaccaaaacagcagcagccacaagcACAACCATTTTTTCCAGCCATCAATAAAAACTCGCCA aaacaagCAGCTAGTGGCCCTCAGAATGGTGCATTAGGTCCTAAAAGCTGCAGAAGACGATGGGGTCAGACTTTGATTAAGGCTGTGGATAGCTTGGATGACTTTGATGACACTGAGTTTGGAATTTCATGTTCAAAGAAGCCTAGCATTGCactgctaaaagaaaagaaaaccaaggaatGTCTTTTTAG tgtgCCAGAACCAAAAGCTTCATGCTGTATTCAGCCAGGAGGGGAAAACAAGGTTCTGATGAGAAACGATTCTGGAAGATCAAATGCATCAGCAAAACAGTACTATCTAAGACAATCAAGATATCTACCTG gtGTAAATCCTAAGAGTGTCTCTTTAGCAGCAGTAAATAAGGAAGGATCACATGGAAGCTGGAACAACCAGTTGTTTTCTAAACCACTGGCACGCGCTGGAGGAGTGACTTTCAACAGAAATACTACAG